A segment of the bacterium genome:
TTCGGCCTGCGTGGCCCGTTCCATCGCCGCCATCCGCGATTCCTGCGACATCATCGTCGCCTCTTTCCACTGGGGCTTTGAGTACAAGGATCATCCGGCCCGGACCCAGAAAAAACTGGGCCGGATGGCCATAGACTGCGGGGCCAAGCTGGCGCACGGCCACCATCCCCACGTTTTGCAGGGGGTGGAATTTTACCGGGGCGGGCTGATCGCCTACAGCCTGGGAAATTTCATCTTTGACCAAAGGGAACAGATCTGCCGGGAAAGTGCCCTGCTGTTTGCGGAACTTAAGGGAGATTCTCTGACGACGGTCTCGATGGTTCCCCTGGAGATAGTGAGTAACCGGCCGGTTCCGGCCGGGAGGAAGAAGGCCCGGGGCATCCAAACCAGGCTGCGGCAATTATGCCGGAAGCTGGGGACAGAGGTCACCGGGTCCGGGCAAACCATTAGACTCCGGCCCGCTGTCCAAGTAAACAAACCAGCACCTTGACAAAACCGGCATCTGTGGTTATATTGTTTATGGGCGGTTCTTCAGGAATCGCCTTCTGTTTTTAATACAATAGGGGAAGTAAATAAAATGCGTTTGGACAAATTCACCGTCAAATCCCAGGAAGCCATAGAGGCCGCGTCCCAGCTGGCCGGACAGGCCAATCTGCAGGA
Coding sequences within it:
- a CDS encoding CapA family protein; its protein translation is SACVARSIAAIRDSCDIIVASFHWGFEYKDHPARTQKKLGRMAIDCGAKLAHGHHPHVLQGVEFYRGGLIAYSLGNFIFDQREQICRESALLFAELKGDSLTTVSMVPLEIVSNRPVPAGRKKARGIQTRLRQLCRKLGTEVTGSGQTIRLRPAVQVNKPAP